One genomic window of Eleginops maclovinus isolate JMC-PN-2008 ecotype Puerto Natales chromosome 12, JC_Emac_rtc_rv5, whole genome shotgun sequence includes the following:
- the LOC134873970 gene encoding FHF complex subunit HOOK-interacting protein 2B-like isoform X3 codes for MEAFSKLGSMLLHALETREPTVDLLESFVDHWKAITNYYIETTDDSRPVKQTEIPWRLKQMLDILVYEEKQQVTHTHLDTHTPDGCVCVQAMQAPRACLEYLLQHKLLETLVTLGKAQYPPGMVQQVLLFFSKLLSQIQKPLLQLVNVYRPVQKLIRLCALPGSQTEKEEAQFLLVICSRVKQDPDTLRYVLEIVHQSAARTTASVQSQNDPASNHATEPPISSKSVASPCSLVQSEASPCSLVQSEASPCSPVQSETSPCSPVQSEASPCSPVQSEASPCSLVQSEASPGSPVQSEASPCSPVQSETSPCSPVQSESGLLSALLQLTSSQRGSVCVKAYESLLLLAALEGSAGELLSLSTRLGELLVGRLLLLHALLPLEDLLPEELQSWPHTPWSSESPTSGHMPNFFAWLNFLDHLMTEAPQVLALKLSQCVRRFWLVDVLQPQLLHTCEQVVLVSTSLLSAVVRLVQSSSLLDQIVHFLLRTDPLTHLLLQRCDHISDQISMASLSLVEELLQKPHRDILEVLVLSFLQSRSYLSSPAGGAEDRLPESIEANEDSDDLEEDPFFFSDSQLLSPALSSPPSASAPSGLGSSADVVNSFLCLVPVQVRSAQMLQEGGYESYVHDAHTLVTDCGSLSLSWDWPLRPPPPSGEEQFFEGPLLRVLFNRLGRVLEQPYELSLQVTAVLSRLSAFSHPLLQEYLLNPYIHLSHCFDGGVDAEDSAGLYSDGQTVGHQETPAGTDPQHRTGAPDAAERNHRSRGVL; via the exons ATGGAGGCGTTCAGCAAGCTGGGCAGCATGTTGCTGCACGCGCTGGAGACG AGGGAGCCCACAGTCGACCTGCTGGAATCGTTTGTGGATCACTGGAAGGCGATCACTAATTATTACATTGAGACGACAG aTGACAGTCGTCCCGTCAAACAGACAGAGATCCCATGGCGTCTCAAACAGATGCTGGACATCCTGGTGTATGAGGAGAAAcaacaggtaacacacacacaccttgacacacacacccctgatggctgtgtttgtgtgcaggcgATGCAGGCCCCCAGAGCCTGTCTGGAGTATCTGCTGCAGCACAAGCTGCTGGAGACCCTGGTCACGCTGGGGAAGGCTCAG TACCCCCCAGGCATGGTGCAGCAGGTCCTGCTGTTCTTCTCTAAGCTGCTGTCTCAGATCCAGaagcctctgctgcagctggtcaACGTCTACAGACCTGTACAG AAGTTGATTCGCCTCTGCGCACTTCCTGGTTCCCAAACGGAGAAGGAGGAAGCTCAGTTCCTATTGGTCATCTGCTCCAGAGTCAAACAGGATCCGGACACACTCAGATATGTCTTAGAG ATTGTGCACCAATCAGCAGCCCGGACAACAGCATCTGTCCAATCACAGAATGACCCAGCTTCCAATCATGCAACAGAACCCCCCATCTCAAGCAAATCAGTGGCCTCTCCCTGCAGCCTTGTCCAATCAGAGGCCTCTCCCTGCAGCCTTGTCCAATCAGAGGCCTCTCCCTGCAGCCCTGTCCAATCAGAGACCTCTCCCTGCAGCCCTGTCCAATCAGAGGCCTCTCCCTGCAGCCCTGTCCAATCAGAGGCCTCTCCCTGCAGCCTTGTCCAATCAGAGGCCTCTCCCGGCAGCCCTGTCCAATCAGAGGCCTCTCCCTGCAGCCCTGTCCAATCAGAGACCTCTCCCTGCAGCCCTGTCCAATCAGAATCAGGTCTGCTGTCGGCTCTGCTGCAGCTCACCAGCAGTCAG aggGGCTCGGTGTGTGTGAAGGCCTATGagagcctgctgctgctggctgctctGGAGGGGTCTGCAGGGGAGCTGCTGTCACTCAGCACCCGGCTGGGAGAGCTGCTGGTggggaggctgctgctgctccacgCCCTGCTGCCTCTGGAGGACCTGCTaccagaggagctgcagagctgGCCTCACACGCCTtggag CTCTGAGTCTCCGACCTCTGGTCACATGCCAAACTTCTTCGCCTGGCTGAACTTCCTGGATCACCTGATGACAGAGGCTCCACAG gTTTTAGCACTGAAGCTATCTCAGTGTGTCCGTCGGTTCTGGTTGGTGGACGTTCTTCAGCCTCAACTGCTGCACAC gtgtgAGCAGGTGGTCCTGGTCTCCACCtcgctcctctctgctgtggtCCGGCTGGTccagtcttcctctctgctggaTCAGATCGTTCACTTCCTGCTGAGGACAGACCCTCTGActcacctgctgctgcagcgcTGCGACCACATCTCTGACCAG ataagCATGGCGTCTCTGTCCCTGGTGGAGGAGTTACTACAGAAGCCTCACAGGGACATTCTGGAGGTCCTAGTGCTGAGCTTCCTGCAGAGTCGCAGTTACCTGTcctcacctgcaggaggagcgGAGGACAGACTCCCAGAGAGCATCGAGGCCAACGAGGACAGCGA TGATCTGGAGGAGGACccgttcttcttctctgacagtcagctcctctctcctgctctctcctcccctccctctgcaTCTGCTCCCTCTGGACTGGGATCATCTGCTGATGTCGTcaacag tttcctgtgtttgGTTCCTGTTCAGGTTCGGTCCGCTCAGATGCTGCAGGAGGGAGGATACGAGTCGTACGTCCACGACGCTCACACACTG gtgACGGACTGCGGGTCTCTCTCCCTGTCCTGGGATTGGCCCCTCAggcccccccctccctcaggtGAGGAGCAGTTCTTTGAAGGTCCTCTGCTGAGAGTCCTGTTCAACAGACTGGGACGAGTCCTGGAGCag CCGTACGAGTTGAGTCTTCAGGTGACGGCTGTCCTGTCTCGCCTGTCTGCCTTCAGCCACCCGCTGCTGCAGGAGTACCTGCTGAACCCCTACATACACCTGTCTCACTGCT TTGATGGGGGAGTTGATGCAGAGGATTCAGCAGGTCTCTATTCTGACGGACAGACTGTTGGACACCAGGAGACACCTGCTGGGACTGACCCCCAACACAGG ACTGGAGCACCTGACGCTGCTGAAAGGAATCATCGTTCTCGAGGAGTTCTGTAA
- the LOC134873970 gene encoding FHF complex subunit HOOK-interacting protein 2B-like isoform X1 encodes MEAFSKLGSMLLHALETREPTVDLLESFVDHWKAITNYYIETTDDSRPVKQTEIPWRLKQMLDILVYEEKQQVTHTHLDTHTPDGCVCVQAMQAPRACLEYLLQHKLLETLVTLGKAQYPPGMVQQVLLFFSKLLSQIQKPLLQLVNVYRPVQKLIRLCALPGSQTEKEEAQFLLVICSRVKQDPDTLRYVLEIVHQSAARTTASVQSQNDPASNHATEPPISSKSVASPCSLVQSEASPCSLVQSEASPCSPVQSETSPCSPVQSEASPCSPVQSEASPCSLVQSEASPGSPVQSEASPCSPVQSETSPCSPVQSESGLLSALLQLTSSQRGSVCVKAYESLLLLAALEGSAGELLSLSTRLGELLVGRLLLLHALLPLEDLLPEELQSWPHTPWSSESPTSGHMPNFFAWLNFLDHLMTEAPQVLALKLSQCVRRFWLVDVLQPQLLHTCEQVVLVSTSLLSAVVRLVQSSSLLDQIVHFLLRTDPLTHLLLQRCDHISDQISMASLSLVEELLQKPHRDILEVLVLSFLQSRSYLSSPAGGAEDRLPESIEANEDSDDLEEDPFFFSDSQLLSPALSSPPSASAPSGLGSSADVVNSFLCLVPVQVRSAQMLQEGGYESYVHDAHTLVTDCGSLSLSWDWPLRPPPPSGEEQFFEGPLLRVLFNRLGRVLEQPYELSLQVTAVLSRLSAFSHPLLQEYLLNPYIHLSHCCRSLFSVLIRLMGELMQRIQQVSILTDRLLDTRRHLLGLTPNTGLEHLTLLKGIIVLEEFCKELAAIAFVKLPLESSDSPGDLPGPAVTPLGLY; translated from the exons ATGGAGGCGTTCAGCAAGCTGGGCAGCATGTTGCTGCACGCGCTGGAGACG AGGGAGCCCACAGTCGACCTGCTGGAATCGTTTGTGGATCACTGGAAGGCGATCACTAATTATTACATTGAGACGACAG aTGACAGTCGTCCCGTCAAACAGACAGAGATCCCATGGCGTCTCAAACAGATGCTGGACATCCTGGTGTATGAGGAGAAAcaacaggtaacacacacacaccttgacacacacacccctgatggctgtgtttgtgtgcaggcgATGCAGGCCCCCAGAGCCTGTCTGGAGTATCTGCTGCAGCACAAGCTGCTGGAGACCCTGGTCACGCTGGGGAAGGCTCAG TACCCCCCAGGCATGGTGCAGCAGGTCCTGCTGTTCTTCTCTAAGCTGCTGTCTCAGATCCAGaagcctctgctgcagctggtcaACGTCTACAGACCTGTACAG AAGTTGATTCGCCTCTGCGCACTTCCTGGTTCCCAAACGGAGAAGGAGGAAGCTCAGTTCCTATTGGTCATCTGCTCCAGAGTCAAACAGGATCCGGACACACTCAGATATGTCTTAGAG ATTGTGCACCAATCAGCAGCCCGGACAACAGCATCTGTCCAATCACAGAATGACCCAGCTTCCAATCATGCAACAGAACCCCCCATCTCAAGCAAATCAGTGGCCTCTCCCTGCAGCCTTGTCCAATCAGAGGCCTCTCCCTGCAGCCTTGTCCAATCAGAGGCCTCTCCCTGCAGCCCTGTCCAATCAGAGACCTCTCCCTGCAGCCCTGTCCAATCAGAGGCCTCTCCCTGCAGCCCTGTCCAATCAGAGGCCTCTCCCTGCAGCCTTGTCCAATCAGAGGCCTCTCCCGGCAGCCCTGTCCAATCAGAGGCCTCTCCCTGCAGCCCTGTCCAATCAGAGACCTCTCCCTGCAGCCCTGTCCAATCAGAATCAGGTCTGCTGTCGGCTCTGCTGCAGCTCACCAGCAGTCAG aggGGCTCGGTGTGTGTGAAGGCCTATGagagcctgctgctgctggctgctctGGAGGGGTCTGCAGGGGAGCTGCTGTCACTCAGCACCCGGCTGGGAGAGCTGCTGGTggggaggctgctgctgctccacgCCCTGCTGCCTCTGGAGGACCTGCTaccagaggagctgcagagctgGCCTCACACGCCTtggag CTCTGAGTCTCCGACCTCTGGTCACATGCCAAACTTCTTCGCCTGGCTGAACTTCCTGGATCACCTGATGACAGAGGCTCCACAG gTTTTAGCACTGAAGCTATCTCAGTGTGTCCGTCGGTTCTGGTTGGTGGACGTTCTTCAGCCTCAACTGCTGCACAC gtgtgAGCAGGTGGTCCTGGTCTCCACCtcgctcctctctgctgtggtCCGGCTGGTccagtcttcctctctgctggaTCAGATCGTTCACTTCCTGCTGAGGACAGACCCTCTGActcacctgctgctgcagcgcTGCGACCACATCTCTGACCAG ataagCATGGCGTCTCTGTCCCTGGTGGAGGAGTTACTACAGAAGCCTCACAGGGACATTCTGGAGGTCCTAGTGCTGAGCTTCCTGCAGAGTCGCAGTTACCTGTcctcacctgcaggaggagcgGAGGACAGACTCCCAGAGAGCATCGAGGCCAACGAGGACAGCGA TGATCTGGAGGAGGACccgttcttcttctctgacagtcagctcctctctcctgctctctcctcccctccctctgcaTCTGCTCCCTCTGGACTGGGATCATCTGCTGATGTCGTcaacag tttcctgtgtttgGTTCCTGTTCAGGTTCGGTCCGCTCAGATGCTGCAGGAGGGAGGATACGAGTCGTACGTCCACGACGCTCACACACTG gtgACGGACTGCGGGTCTCTCTCCCTGTCCTGGGATTGGCCCCTCAggcccccccctccctcaggtGAGGAGCAGTTCTTTGAAGGTCCTCTGCTGAGAGTCCTGTTCAACAGACTGGGACGAGTCCTGGAGCag CCGTACGAGTTGAGTCTTCAGGTGACGGCTGTCCTGTCTCGCCTGTCTGCCTTCAGCCACCCGCTGCTGCAGGAGTACCTGCTGAACCCCTACATACACCTGTCTCACTGCTGTAGGTCGCTCTTCTCTGTCCTCATCAGG TTGATGGGGGAGTTGATGCAGAGGATTCAGCAGGTCTCTATTCTGACGGACAGACTGTTGGACACCAGGAGACACCTGCTGGGACTGACCCCCAACACAGG ACTGGAGCACCTGACGCTGCTGAAAGGAATCATCGTTCTCGAGGAGTTCTGTAAGGAGCTTGCTGCCATCGCCTTCGTCAAACTGCCTCTGGAGAGCAGTGACTCACCTGGTGACTTACCTGGACCTGCAGTGACTCCCCTGGGCTTGTATTGA
- the LOC134873970 gene encoding FHF complex subunit HOOK-interacting protein 2B-like isoform X2 — MEAFSKLGSMLLHALETREPTVDLLESFVDHWKAITNYYIETTDDSRPVKQTEIPWRLKQMLDILVYEEKQQVTHTHLDTHTPDGCVCVQAMQAPRACLEYLLQHKLLETLVTLGKAQYPPGMVQQVLLFFSKLLSQIQKPLLQLVNVYRPVQLIRLCALPGSQTEKEEAQFLLVICSRVKQDPDTLRYVLEIVHQSAARTTASVQSQNDPASNHATEPPISSKSVASPCSLVQSEASPCSLVQSEASPCSPVQSETSPCSPVQSEASPCSPVQSEASPCSLVQSEASPGSPVQSEASPCSPVQSETSPCSPVQSESGLLSALLQLTSSQRGSVCVKAYESLLLLAALEGSAGELLSLSTRLGELLVGRLLLLHALLPLEDLLPEELQSWPHTPWSSESPTSGHMPNFFAWLNFLDHLMTEAPQVLALKLSQCVRRFWLVDVLQPQLLHTCEQVVLVSTSLLSAVVRLVQSSSLLDQIVHFLLRTDPLTHLLLQRCDHISDQISMASLSLVEELLQKPHRDILEVLVLSFLQSRSYLSSPAGGAEDRLPESIEANEDSDDLEEDPFFFSDSQLLSPALSSPPSASAPSGLGSSADVVNSFLCLVPVQVRSAQMLQEGGYESYVHDAHTLVTDCGSLSLSWDWPLRPPPPSGEEQFFEGPLLRVLFNRLGRVLEQPYELSLQVTAVLSRLSAFSHPLLQEYLLNPYIHLSHCCRSLFSVLIRLMGELMQRIQQVSILTDRLLDTRRHLLGLTPNTGLEHLTLLKGIIVLEEFCKELAAIAFVKLPLESSDSPGDLPGPAVTPLGLY; from the exons ATGGAGGCGTTCAGCAAGCTGGGCAGCATGTTGCTGCACGCGCTGGAGACG AGGGAGCCCACAGTCGACCTGCTGGAATCGTTTGTGGATCACTGGAAGGCGATCACTAATTATTACATTGAGACGACAG aTGACAGTCGTCCCGTCAAACAGACAGAGATCCCATGGCGTCTCAAACAGATGCTGGACATCCTGGTGTATGAGGAGAAAcaacaggtaacacacacacaccttgacacacacacccctgatggctgtgtttgtgtgcaggcgATGCAGGCCCCCAGAGCCTGTCTGGAGTATCTGCTGCAGCACAAGCTGCTGGAGACCCTGGTCACGCTGGGGAAGGCTCAG TACCCCCCAGGCATGGTGCAGCAGGTCCTGCTGTTCTTCTCTAAGCTGCTGTCTCAGATCCAGaagcctctgctgcagctggtcaACGTCTACAGACCTGTACAG TTGATTCGCCTCTGCGCACTTCCTGGTTCCCAAACGGAGAAGGAGGAAGCTCAGTTCCTATTGGTCATCTGCTCCAGAGTCAAACAGGATCCGGACACACTCAGATATGTCTTAGAG ATTGTGCACCAATCAGCAGCCCGGACAACAGCATCTGTCCAATCACAGAATGACCCAGCTTCCAATCATGCAACAGAACCCCCCATCTCAAGCAAATCAGTGGCCTCTCCCTGCAGCCTTGTCCAATCAGAGGCCTCTCCCTGCAGCCTTGTCCAATCAGAGGCCTCTCCCTGCAGCCCTGTCCAATCAGAGACCTCTCCCTGCAGCCCTGTCCAATCAGAGGCCTCTCCCTGCAGCCCTGTCCAATCAGAGGCCTCTCCCTGCAGCCTTGTCCAATCAGAGGCCTCTCCCGGCAGCCCTGTCCAATCAGAGGCCTCTCCCTGCAGCCCTGTCCAATCAGAGACCTCTCCCTGCAGCCCTGTCCAATCAGAATCAGGTCTGCTGTCGGCTCTGCTGCAGCTCACCAGCAGTCAG aggGGCTCGGTGTGTGTGAAGGCCTATGagagcctgctgctgctggctgctctGGAGGGGTCTGCAGGGGAGCTGCTGTCACTCAGCACCCGGCTGGGAGAGCTGCTGGTggggaggctgctgctgctccacgCCCTGCTGCCTCTGGAGGACCTGCTaccagaggagctgcagagctgGCCTCACACGCCTtggag CTCTGAGTCTCCGACCTCTGGTCACATGCCAAACTTCTTCGCCTGGCTGAACTTCCTGGATCACCTGATGACAGAGGCTCCACAG gTTTTAGCACTGAAGCTATCTCAGTGTGTCCGTCGGTTCTGGTTGGTGGACGTTCTTCAGCCTCAACTGCTGCACAC gtgtgAGCAGGTGGTCCTGGTCTCCACCtcgctcctctctgctgtggtCCGGCTGGTccagtcttcctctctgctggaTCAGATCGTTCACTTCCTGCTGAGGACAGACCCTCTGActcacctgctgctgcagcgcTGCGACCACATCTCTGACCAG ataagCATGGCGTCTCTGTCCCTGGTGGAGGAGTTACTACAGAAGCCTCACAGGGACATTCTGGAGGTCCTAGTGCTGAGCTTCCTGCAGAGTCGCAGTTACCTGTcctcacctgcaggaggagcgGAGGACAGACTCCCAGAGAGCATCGAGGCCAACGAGGACAGCGA TGATCTGGAGGAGGACccgttcttcttctctgacagtcagctcctctctcctgctctctcctcccctccctctgcaTCTGCTCCCTCTGGACTGGGATCATCTGCTGATGTCGTcaacag tttcctgtgtttgGTTCCTGTTCAGGTTCGGTCCGCTCAGATGCTGCAGGAGGGAGGATACGAGTCGTACGTCCACGACGCTCACACACTG gtgACGGACTGCGGGTCTCTCTCCCTGTCCTGGGATTGGCCCCTCAggcccccccctccctcaggtGAGGAGCAGTTCTTTGAAGGTCCTCTGCTGAGAGTCCTGTTCAACAGACTGGGACGAGTCCTGGAGCag CCGTACGAGTTGAGTCTTCAGGTGACGGCTGTCCTGTCTCGCCTGTCTGCCTTCAGCCACCCGCTGCTGCAGGAGTACCTGCTGAACCCCTACATACACCTGTCTCACTGCTGTAGGTCGCTCTTCTCTGTCCTCATCAGG TTGATGGGGGAGTTGATGCAGAGGATTCAGCAGGTCTCTATTCTGACGGACAGACTGTTGGACACCAGGAGACACCTGCTGGGACTGACCCCCAACACAGG ACTGGAGCACCTGACGCTGCTGAAAGGAATCATCGTTCTCGAGGAGTTCTGTAAGGAGCTTGCTGCCATCGCCTTCGTCAAACTGCCTCTGGAGAGCAGTGACTCACCTGGTGACTTACCTGGACCTGCAGTGACTCCCCTGGGCTTGTATTGA